Proteins found in one Quercus robur chromosome 2, dhQueRobu3.1, whole genome shotgun sequence genomic segment:
- the LOC126709415 gene encoding peamaclein has translation MKLAFATFLLVCLVLSSSFFEATMAGSSFCDSKCQVRCSKAGIQDRCLKYCGVCCEKCQCVPSGTYGNKDECPCYRDLKNSKGKSKCP, from the exons atgaagctTGCCTTTGCAACTTTCCTGCTTGTTTGTCTTGTCCTCAGCTCATCTTTCTTTGAGGCCACAATGGCTGGTTCAA gCTTCTGTGACTCAAAGTGCCAGGTGAGGTGCTCAAAGGCAGGAATACAGGACCGGTGCTTGAAGTACTGCGGTGTTTGCTGTGAGAAGTGTCAGTGTGTGCCATCTGGGACTTATGGGAACAAGGACGAGTGCCCTTGCTACAGGGACCTCAAGAACTCCAAGGGCAAGAGCAAGTGCCCTTGA
- the LOC126709423 gene encoding peamaclein-like, producing the protein MKLAFATFLLVCLVLSSSFFEATVAGSSFCDSKCQVRCSKAGVQDRCLKYCGICCKKCQCVPSGTYGNKDECPCYRDLKNSKGKSKCP; encoded by the exons atgaagctcGCCTTTGCAACTTTCCTGCTTGTTTGTCTTGTCCTCAGCTCATCTTTCTTTGAGGCCACAGTGGCTGGTTCAA gCTTCTGTGACTCAAAGTGCCAGGTGAGGTGCTCAAAGGCGGGAGTACAGGACCGGTGCTTGAAGTACTGCGGTATTTGCTGTAAGAAGTGTCAGTGTGTGCCATCTGGGACTTATGGGAACAAGGACGAGTGCCCTTGCTACAGGGACCTCAAGAATTCCAAGGGCAAGAGCAAGTGCCCTTGA